A window of Miscanthus floridulus cultivar M001 chromosome 12, ASM1932011v1, whole genome shotgun sequence genomic DNA:
TTCTCTTTGTCTGATATGAAGTAGTTGATGAGGGGATTGAGAGACCGGAGATTCTAAACCTGAATGATAATTCCTTAATGAGCTTGACTCTCTGAATTTTCCTTGGCAAGTGTCCAAAAATTTGCAACGCTTCCGTCAGATTATTGCTCTAGTTCATTACCTGGATATCTCCAGTCCTAGGGTTTTTTGTGCTGCAACCGATGCTATCTCCATCTTGTTTCAATGATTTGACTGATGTGCTTGCGCAATGCGCATTCATGTGTGCGTGTTGGAGGGTGAATGTTCACAAATCCATGTCCATCCAAACATTTATGTGCTTAGATGCATGTTTGTTGCTGAATGGCCTGCTATTATGCCACATCTTCTATGCCTAAGGCACAGTCTAGTGTAATTGACACTCTTGCTCATATATATTGTTTCTTGTAAGATGACGCTATAAAACCATGTAGCTCCTTCTGTCCAAACTTTGGCCTCCTTGTGTAACACCATGCCAATCGCAGTGCATTGCCTCCCCACTGAATAATCGTTTCACCATTCATTTTCCTGCCGTTTGTTGTATTTACACATCTTATAGATGCAAGGATGCACTCCATTTTTCTTTCCAAAATCTACACTCAGCAGTTGAGTAAAGGAGATACTTTCCATCACTGCAGATGCGTACATGTCATTGGTGTCAATATGCTATTTATCGTCAAAGCAAATTGATTGTTAGTTTTTACTTACCCTAATAGATACTGTATATTTTTCAGCGGTCGTGTTGGTGCTGCCTATGACCCAGAGCCGTCGCGTTTCTGTAGTAAATGCTGCTATGGTCGATCATGATGATTCACAAGTGTCTTTTTATTCATGTCATTCTCTTTTCCAATTTGGTTAATAAATACATGGTGTAGTTTTAGGGCTTGTAGTGTTACATGAACCAACTTGTATGGTGGTTACTTTTGCTGAAAAAACATGTACTGTATGATATTCCTATGTGGTAAGGCACTAAGGTTATCAGTGCATGCATCTACTTATACAGTTTGTTAACCGATGTTCTACATGCATTCTTATACATTGAAGATTTTTGGTCCCACACAAAAGATTATATCAAAATATTTCTTATGGCGTTACATATGTCATCATTATGAACCTTttggtcccaaaattttgaatatttatcaatattaaatctgagttcaaataattgcaagttgtgccaaatatgtttgaccaaatttaatcaattgtcagcGTACAATAAAAAAGTATAATTctaaatcagggtaaaatcacaattaggcataacaaataggggcaaaatcgcatgggcattcgtgtccttttgtacaaagtttaacaccgttaggggtggatgacggagcaggggcaaactggtgcttcgtgaatggcacagtaggggtaaattcacaaagtaaaaaaaaacaggggcaaaatcataATTTCGATACAAAtcaagggtacaaacgcaagagcccaaAAAAAGGGCCAGCCGAAGACGGCCTAAAGctgtgtttagttcacgaaatttgggaatttggctactgtagcactttcgtttttatttggcaattagtgttcaatcatgtactaattaggctcaaaactatcatctcgcgatttccaactaaactgtgcaattagtttttttttcgtctacatttaatgctctatacatgtatcgtaagattcgatgtaatggctaCTATAGCATTTTTTGGGAAAGTTTTTTAGAACTAAACACAGTCTAAGTCAATTTAATGGGGTACCTGTTGTGATAGTTGTACTACACAAGTTCATGATGTGGTGCTTCCTGACCAAATGAAGCTGAAAATTGAGCTCGGTACGCATGCCGAACATGTTACATGACCGAGTTAACTGTTCAAGACTGACAACCTGGATGCAGTAAAACGCGGTGGTAGCGGTACTTTGTCCCATGTCCGCACAAATCGGGCACGTCCATTTCTAAATCAAACTGGGTTTTTTTGTGCGTGTCTGCAAACTTGTTAATGGGAAACTCAGCTGGTAACGACGAATATGAATGGTGTATATTGTATATTGGTTATTAATGGCACAAGAGTACTCACTCCATCAATAAATGATTATAGTTTTAAAAATAATAGTGAGTTAAAGCATGTtaagtttgattaaatttatactATATATGTAAAGTATCGATATTTGTGATGCCAAATACTGTTATTATTTTTTTTTCATGTAATATATTTCAATAGCgatgtttttttttataaatttggttaaactttaaATAATTTGAGTAAAGACAGAATTATAATTATATATCTTTAATGACAGAGGCAGTACTAGTTAATCCTCTACACTGAAATCATCTTCATAACACATTAACACTAGTACACATCACGTACTTTGTGTAAGAATTTGGCCATCCAACAAACTCGGTTATCATAGGCCGGTAGTTTCTGACCTCTGTCACTACTACGGAATTCTCAATTCCATTTCTTAACCAGGTAGGCAGAAAACTGTCGACGTTAGGCGTTGGAGTTGGAGAGGTTAGTTGGAATGTCGCCGACTCACCGGGCCGAGCTTGCCTAAAAGAGTCACCAGCACCAAATGGGTGGCCGCCGGTGGGGCAGCCTGTAACGCCGCCCGTTCGTACCGTGCCATTATCCAAATTATAATTGTCCTATACGAGTTGTTCGAGCCAGTCTAATCCTACAACCATAGGATAGGAGAAAAACCTAGCCTTAGGCCATAGCCACGTCAGACGCACACGGAGGAGACAAGCAGCACACTGGATCTGACGTCGAGCAGGTGGTAGCAGCACATCTGATCTGGAGACAAGCAATGCAGAACAGGGCACGACGTGGTCATCAAGCTCGAAAAGGTCCTTTAACGCTTGGTCGTCGTTAACGTGCGATGCCAGTTTCGCTTGTTTTCGTCAGTGCGTGCGACTGTGCCTGTGCGAGGGTAGGCAAGACCACAGGACGCAAGAGGAAGGAGTAGAGTGGGGGGTCGGTGTCAGCTCGTGGCCGCTTCGGCGACACAGGTTCCCCATTTCAGGCAGGCAAGGGATGAGCCGATGAGCACGAGTGGTTGGGCGGTCCGATCACATGCACGTTGCTGTAAAAAGACGGCCAACTTTTAACGAAACCGCCGGCGGCCGCACGGACAACAAGCGAGCGGCGCGCGGGCGTCACAGATCCCTGGTGACTCATCACCGATGCGACGATGCTCGCTGATCCCAAACGAACCAACACATGCGCAGCGCAGCGCATCAGATCGGGGCGGGCGAGTGAGACGAAGAAGCCGCTTTACCGCCTGGCGATCGCAACCGGACGGGGGGAAAAGAAAAGCCACTGGACTGAGACGAGATCCAACTCCGTTGCTCGTTCCTTGTTCATCCTGGACCTGGATCCCGTTCGGCAATCGCCGTCTCACCGCCACCAAGGCACCAACAGCAGCAAGCAGCTACCAAATCGTTCGTACAAACCGTCAGATTTGCCATTGCATGGTCACATCCTTTTCTCTGTCAATGTAATGTGAAGAGTGATGTGTAAAGCTCCTAGCTAGTATATATATTTTCAGGGTTGTTGCTACATCACTTCTCGTCTcgtctccttttcttttttctttttttttttggggtgATGGAGGCAATCATATGACCAGGGTTGTTCGTACAGTTCTAGCCCCCAGTAACAAAACAACAAACATACGTATATATGCaagaaaaaattacaaaaaaaaaacagctggGTGAGGAGGAGCGCAGAAGATTAGCTAGCGTAGCCAGGAAGGGAGGTGGCTGGCGGCTATACTTTTCCGTCTCCGTGGCAAAAGAGACTGACAAGTAAAATTtacttgcggcggcggcggcgcgtcttCTCCCCCGACGAGCCAGCGTCCTCCTGTCCGGCGCAGAAGGCGTCGCCGGCCCCGCCCCCTTGGATGACGAAGTGGCCGAGCGACGGGGTGCCGCTGCCGGCGACGCGGTTCTCGTCGCACAGAAACTCCCTGCTGAGCACCTGCTCCACCTCGAACTGGAAGTCGTGCACCAGCACGTCGGTGGGGCGGCCCTTGGCGGCGGTGGCGCCGGAGCGCGCCAGCACGGCGGTGGTGAAGATGGATGGCATCCGGCCGGGCGAGTTGGGGTTCCACCCGGACGGCCCGTCGATGAGCACCACGTCCCAGGGCACGTCGTAGAGGTCGTTGGGCAGGTCGTTGATGGCGAGGCGGCACTCGGAGAAGAGCAGGTTCTGCACGGGGCGGCACTCCTTCCGCCGCGCCACCCGCGCCGCAGCCAGCAGGTCCCGGAAGTCCCGCACCTTGGTGGTGTAGGACACGTCGTACGCCTCCATCCCCGGGTGCCGCGGCTCCAGGTACTTGACGTAGAACTCGTTCTCCTCCAGGAACACGGTCCGCCCGCCGTGGTTCAGCGCCAGCCACAGCGGGGACTCCGCGCCCAGCCCGAACACCAGCAGGTTGCAGGGCGCGCGCGCGCGGAGGACCGCGGAGATGGCGCGGATGTCCGTGTCCGACATCCGGTGCGTCGCGTTCGAGATCGACGCGAAGTGGACCAGCGCCTCGAACACCGGCAGCGGCAGCCCGGACTCGGACCCTGCTTGGCCGCCGCTGTTGCCGCTGGagacggaggtggtggtggttgagGCCGCGGCGGACCCCGTGGCGGAGCCGGAGCTCGGCGCGGTCGTGAAGTGGGAGGTGGTGTGGAGGAAGGTGAGGAAGGTGGCGAAGGCGAAGCAGAAGGCGAAGACGACGAAGAGGACGCGGCGGTGGCCCGACGCCGCCGCGAGCTTGTCGCGGGTGCCCATAGACTTCATGCTGCCTGCGTCGCTCGCTGTTTTGCTCTGTGCTCTCTCGGCGGCTTCACGGCGACTCGGTCGATCTGATTTTTCTGGAGCGCGCAGGGGAGGATCCGGAGACAGGCAGAGGGGGGAAAGAAAGGTCGTCGTCGTGGACTCTGTCCCAGCTGGGGAGCTGGTCAGGTAGAGTAAGGAGGAGCAGGAACGAGCCACCAAGGCAGCGGAGGACGACGAAGGAAAGAGGGCGTCGTAATTATGGTGTCAGCGGCTGATTAGCAGCTGTTGTTGCCCGGTGCTTGCCTCGTTTGTTGGCTAAGTACAACTTTAAAGAAACCATCTACCGGCACGTTGTTCGTGCGGTGCGGATCAAATCAAATCAAGGGGCTTAAACTTCTGGAGGATGTACAGTGGTCCTGTCGCCTGTAAACAGGAGTACGTCGTGCGAGTCTGCGAGACGCATGGAGTCATGGTTATGGCGGTGGTATGGAATTATGGAGATGGAACGCAGGTGCCCCACGCCCCCACGATGACTGCCCACTACTCACTCAAGCATTAATGTTAAAAAAATGTAGTTTTCGGTCGATGAGTCAATCAGCTTCAGATTCAACAAACAtattaaaaaaactaaaactaaTATTTTTGATGGTTAATGTTAGTATCATTAAATTAGTCATGAAATGTATTATTTTGATAACTCTGAAACTAATATTTTATAGAGGTATTACAAGATGAGAGGCGTCGGCGCCtggtccttttcttttcttttcttttcgtttttgtttttgtttttctcttttaaaGAAAAGATGTTTGCTTTTATGGAAAGCATATGGATCCAGTCCGACGTACATGTGGCTGTAGGAGAGCGGGACCAAGACAAAAGAAACAGGTGTCCAATTACTACATCAAACCTACCCAACGTCCGTCTGAAAGCAGGATGATGCTAGGTGTGGACTCAGCTCCGCCAAGTCAGTGTCTTCATCACTGAGGCTTGAAATTCCCCCCGGTCTTTTTCTTTGAGAAGGATGATGCTCCATTTCTGCCTAGAATAGATGCCAAATAAGAGCACTTCAGCCGGAGAATTTCAAGGAACTTCCTTTCAATGTCAATCTCGCTGCAAATATTCCAGATGCCCCATGCACGCATGAGGAACCTGCAAATATGAACAAACTAATTCATCCTTGTGTCCCCAGGTAATTAGAATTTAGAAAGCCAACTTTGCCAGGAGTTAAGCACTCAGCACAAGAGGTAGGGGACCCATCCCACCCAATTGTGTCTCTGATGAGATAGCACCGTGCAAAACTCGGAAGAGAACAACCAGAACAAATATATCATTAGCTGATTCATTTGGACCACGTAAACGGCAGAAAAACGCAGAAGGAATTTACATTTTCAAAGCACATTTCCTTCCTTTTACTAGGTGCTCCTCCGTCTGTTAGAATGTATAAAGAGATTTGGTTCTGAATGGATTTGGACTTGTGATCCGTGCAAAGCCAAGATGCCATGATCTGTTGAAGTTCAGACGACAAACAGTCCAATTGAGCAGTCATTTCTCAGCTGACGTTCAGACGATTGTAGTGCTAACCCCTGCAGATAAATCTTCCAACACTTCGCAGAGCTCCATAGGCCATATCTGCTTTGGGATTATGTAACGTTCAAAATTCCCGTGGACTACATTTCAAAATCATGTGTCGTGCCCATGGTTTCCAATATCAgccgaaatctcctgatatttccgatatatcctctTTATCCGTAGGTTCTTTTTCGTATAAATTTTGttaaaatttatttaaatttacttaaattcaaaataaattttatttgaatttggtccgatattttcgatatatcatgtttatcctctttatctgtgacccccgataaattttaatttctgaaaatgaaaaccttggccGTGCCCGTGCGTGCTTCCGGACTTCGCCGTGACGGCCAGGGAAAAGCCGAGGAATCTCATGGTCCAACAGGCCGCATTCTAGAACAGGCCTTGCCTTCGCTGAAGTTGGGCCGGCAAGCCCGAAAGGCCCAGCAAAGCATAACTACTTACTTGCGCCGCTGATCCGATCGCTGCTGCTGCTTCCACACGCTAGTCATTAAGCAGGTGCTCAATCACATGTGGATTCAGGCGGCActattccatcacatgcattaaaGAATAGACATGAATTCTCTAGGCCGTGGTCCAGGTCCAGCAGGTGCTACGATTTGAATCACATGCTTGCCGGTTTGCCGCACGATCAAGCAACGGACGACGTACGGGGAAACAGGGGAATGAGTAATGACTCACTCATAGTGAATTGTTAGTGCTAGCTTAGAGTTGGTTGCATCGTCGCTTTCCTTCCTTTCCAGATGATCAAAGGTTTATTTTTTGACCCGCAACGTTCTTCAGTCGTTTCTTTGTGGAACTGCCCAGTGGGAAAATTAGCAAAAAAAATTGCTGCTGCCTGTTAAGGACATGAACAACAGCAGTAACAGCAACACAGGTCAGTGCCAAGTGCAGCTCCATtgttcgccctgttcgcttgcctTATAAAGccatattttttcagtcaacgaacagtatttttctcaaacaacaaatcagccagcaaTGCTTtcaagccatggcttatcagccaagcgaacagggcatgctAAAACATCAAGCCCCCACGCGCGCTCTCTCCCCCTCGCAGGCGCCGGCACCCCCCACCCGGCCCGCGGGCTGCTCGCCGCCGTCTGCTCCGCGGCGGATGTGAaggtaagtttttttttaatttagatttcatttttagttactttattagttagtttagttaattagattagttagttagtttagttttaGGGTTAGTTTAGTTGTagattagggtttgttttagggttagggttagtttagtttttttagttagtttaatttagtttagttagattacttaggccccgtttggcagggcttttccaccggcttcaggagccgttttctaccaaacggggtaaagtaaaatagcttcacttgtgaagcctctaaaaacatgctctcacagtgatttggggtgggatggagccaaaaaaaaagtggcttctcccggctcctcctccaggcccctaaaaacatgctctcacagggaagccattttgccaaacgatttaccaaaaccgcttcagctccaccggtggaactgttcgtggagctgaagcaaaaaaaaatggcttcactagtgaagtgaagccctgccaaacgaggccttagtatatttagttagtttagttaattagattagttagttagtttagttttaTGGTCTTTTTTAGGGTCAGTTTTAGTTGTAGATTAAGGTttgttttagggttagggttagtttagtttgattttgtttttttagttagtttaatttagtttagttagattacttagtatatttagttagtttagttaattAGATTAGTTAGTGTAGTTTTAGGGTTAGTTTTAGTTGTAGATTAGGGTTTGTAAGATTCTCTAAGTTTGTAAGATTCTCTAAGTTATGGTGTATGTTATATGTCCGGAAAAAGGAGATCAAATATTTTTAGTGCCACTCGAAAAGTGGTAAAGTTGTTTGCGTGGTAATGATTATGTTGGAGAAAGGTATTGACTACTAAGACAATATAAAAATAGTGTAGTCGGGTGCTGTGTTGTCGAGGGGCATGTCGGCTGACCAAAAGCCGACAGGACATGTCGGCCCTCCAGCGGCCGGCAGGGCTGCCGTCGGCGCTGACAGGTCGGCGTCGGCTGTCCACTTGAGCCTTATCGGCTGCTGACATGCTGACATTGGACCTGTAGGCCTTCCAACGGCCGACAGGGTCCTGTCGGTCGTCCAGTGGTCCGACAGCTACAATAAATGAATAACAACTTCTAGATTTGCAATTatcatttaaaaaaattatttaaAACAATTTCTGCAAATGATCACGTGCTACGCGGTTCTTCGGGGCAAGAGAGAAGCAACCAAGAGTGATTGACGGAATATGTCTTTGATCAACTGGCAAGACAATGTTTCTTTTTTTCTAAATAAAAGAGGACTCTGAGCTGGAAACGCGTGCCAAGGGCACAGCAGTGGATTGCCAAACTGCTTAGAAAAAAAGTGTTGTTCCACGGTTCATCATGGCATGGCACAAGACGGAGGGAGGGGCCCAAACAAGGAAGCTAGAACTATGGGGGGAACAGATGGAGCCGAGTTGTGTGGCCACACGTACCATGCTACCACGGCGACTGGCGAACGCGCTTTGTTGTTTGACGTTGAGGCAACAAAGGCTATGTTATTTGCACAAGAAATAACTTGGAAGGATAAAGGAACCTAACGAATAGGTGTTGCAGGCCGTGTTCTGCTGGTGGCATTTCGACTGATTTAATAGTGTTTCTGTGAGAAAGAATAAACCGAAATAAGCACAAGCCGGCTGAAAAGTAGATGAGCAAAACATGGTGATATTGTTTTTTGTTTAAAGTGATGTAAAATACCTAGAGGTCATCAGATATGCTTGCTCCCGTCTGTGCGATTTCCAATCGTTGCCACCGTTTCCTCAGTTCCACCTATTCCTAAGCACGACGTTGAAGCTCGGAATGGTAAAAGAAGTCaactagggcctgtttggttcgaaGCCTGGACAACTTGCCTGGCAAAAAGTGTTGTCTGGGAGTTGCCTGAAAATTTGATAAAATCTGCCTGACCAGGCAAACTTGAGAATGGCCTGTTTGGTTGGAAGCCTGTGCCTGAGAAAGTTAATAGTAGAAAACTTtctgccccgttcggcttaccccatattcggcttgttcggcttctttttccagtcagaacagtgtttttctttcacaccaattcagccagaacagtgtttttcagccagtttcagccaaaactCTAGCAGCCGAACGAGGCCTAACTTACATCTAATTGATTTTGTTATACACTTTGATTGTACTATTAAATGGTAATACATCAATTAATCTAGCGAGAAACATATTTGGATCAGATATTTTTTCTTTCAATTTTTTTCCGAAGTATTTAATCTAGTCATGTAAAAAAATGCAAGAAAATCAAGATAAAGTTGTATAATATTCTGATGTGTATATATTCTAATATTCGCGTTGTCTAGAAGCTAACACACGTTGCTTTATCTTCTATTTATATATGTCTCCTTGTCTCCTAATCATGATGGCGCAGGGTCACTGGCCCAGGCAATCACGCTGCAACGTCCAGGCAGTCGATTTACATATCGGCAGCCCAGAAACCGACAGGGCCACACCCGATAGACAATAAGATCTAAAACATCAGTCCCCCACGCGCGCTCTTTGTCCCCCTTGCAGGCGCCGCCGCCCCCCACCCGGCCCGCGGGCTGCTCATCGCTATCTGCTCGGCGGCGGCTGTGAAGGtaagtttttttttataatttagatTTTCTTTTTTTAGTTAGACTGTAGTAGTCTTTTCCACACACAATAGGAACAGAGACAGAGACAGAGCCAGACCGAGTGATCTAATCAGCCGAGGCGCTGTGCTCCAGGAGAGTGTGACAATGGAGACAGTGCAGCTAGGCGTGGTGTCCAAAGTTCCAAAGGAGGGAGCCAAAAACATCAGCAGCAATACAGCATGAATCTTTCAATATATATAAAGAAAAATACAGCATGATGATGTCCTTGACATCTAAAGCAAGGTTAGCATTTAGTATGATGTTACTGACGAATGATTCTAGCTGTTCCAGAAAACTGTGCAGAATAACGCGCGTCGCTGGGTTTTGAATTCGAATCATCCGTTGGACCCTGCCGCATGACTCCGATGGCAGCTCAGAAGCACCCGGACTGTAGCTACGCCGATGTCACGGACCATTGGGCAGTGGGGGGGCTTGTCGGCGTCCCGATAGCCGATACGCCCCCATATCGGCCAGCGGATAGCCGACAGGAAGCGGGGGCGCCTGTCGGGCGGCGGATAGCCGATAGACAGCACAGTGCCAACAGGAGCTAAAACATCAGCCacacgcgccctctctccccctCGCACGCGCCGGCGCCCCCCACCCGGCCCGCGGGCTGCTCGGCGGCGGCTGTGAAGGtaggtttttttttaatttagattttttagttactttattagttagtttagttaattAGATTAGTTAGCTAGTTTAGTATTAGGGTTAGTTTAGTTTGATTTAGTTTTTTAGTTTGTTTAATTTAGTTTAGTTAAATTACTTAGTatatttagttagtttagttaattAGATTAGTTAGTTAGTCTAGTTTTAGGGTTAGTTTTAGTTGTagattagggtttgttttagggttagggttagtttgattttgttttttagttagtttaatTTAGTTTAGTTAGATTACTTATTATATTTAGTTAGTATAGTTTTAGGGTTAGTTTTAGTTGTAGATTAGGGTTTATAAGATTCTCTAAGTTTATAAGATTCTCTAAGTTATGGTGTATGTTATATGTCCGGAAAAAGGAGATCAAATATTTTTAGTGCTGCTCGAAAAGTGGTAGAGTTGTTTGTGTGGTAATGGCTGTGTTCGGGAAAGGTATTGAGTGCTAACACAACATAAAAATAGTGTAGTCGGGTGCTGTGTTGCCGAGAGGCTTGTCGGCTGACCAAAAGTCGTCAGGACATGTCGGCCCTCCAGCGGCCGATAGGGCTGCCGTCGGCGCTGACAGGTCGGCGTCGGCTGCCACGTGAGCCTTATCAGCTGCTGACATGCCGACATGAGACCTGTAGGCCTTCCAGCGGGCGACAGGGGTCCTGTCGGCCATCCAGTGGCCGACAGCTGCAATAAATGAATAACAACTTCTAGATTTGCAATTATCATTTaaaaaattatttaaaaaaattctGCAAATGATCACGTGCTACGTGGTTCTTCGGGACAAGAGAGAAGCAACCAAGAGTGATTGACGGAATATGTCTTTGGTCAACTCGCAAGacaatgtttcttttttttctaaataAAAGAGGACTCTGAGCTAGAAACGCGTGCCAAGGGCATAGCAGCGGATTGGCAGACTGCTAAGAAAAAACGTTGTTCCACGGTTCATCATGGCATGGCACAAGACGGAGGGAGGGGCCCAAACAAGGAAGCCGAAACTATCGGGGAAAAAGATGGAGCCGAGTTGTGTGGCCACACGTACCATGCTACCACGGCGACTGGCGAACACGCTTTGTTGTTTGACATTGAGGCAACAAATGCTATGTTATTTGCGCAAGAAATAACCTGGAAGGATAAAGGAACCTAACGAATAGGTGCTACAGGCCGTGTTCTGCTGGTGGCATTTTGGCTGATTCAATAGTATTTTTGTAAGGAAGAATAAGCCGAAATAAGCACAAGCCGGCTGAAAAGTAGATGAGCAGAACATGCTGATATTGTTTTTTGTTTAAAGTGATGTAAAATACCTGGAGGTCATCAGATATGCTACTCCCGTCTGTGCCATTTCCAATCGTTGCCACCGTTTCCTCAGTTCCACCTATTGCTAAGCACGATGTTGAAGCTCGGAATGGTAGAAGAAGAAGTCatctagggcctgtttggttcgaaCCGACAACTTGCCTGGCAAAAAGTGTTGTGTGAGAGTTGCCTGAAAATTTGATGAAATCTGCCTGACCAGGCAAACTTGAGAATGACCTGTTTGGTTGGAAGCATGTGCCTAAGAAAGTTAATAGTAGAAAACTTTCTATCTTACATCTAATTGATTTTGTTATACACTTTGATTGTACTATTAAATGGTAATACATCAATTAATCCAGCGGGAAACATATTTGGATCAGatattttttctttcaaaaaatttccGAAGTATTTAATCTAGTCATGTAAAAAATgcaataaaatcataataaagttgtATAATATTCTGATGTGTATATATTCTAATATTCACGTCGTCTAGAAGCTAACACAGGTTGCTTTTATCTTCTATTTATATATGTCTCATTGTTTCCTAATCATGATGGCGCAGGGTCACTAGCCTAGGCAATCACGCTGCAACGTCCAGGCAGTTCGGTACCGATAGCCTGGCTACATATCGGCAGCCCGGAAACCGACAGGGCCACATACAGGACAGTGGGGGCCGTCCGATAGCCGATAGGAGCTAAAACATCGGGCCCCCacgcgctctctctctccccctcgcaggcgcgccccccccccccccccccccaggccCGCGGGCTGCTCGCCGCCATCTGTGAAGgtcagtttttttttaatttagattttcttttttttaagttAGACTGTAGTAATCTCTTCCACACACAACAGGAACAGAGACAGAGTCAGACCGAGTGATCTAATCAGCCGAGGCGCTGTGCTCCAGGAGAGTGTGACAATGGAGACAGTGCAGCTAGGCGTGGCGTCCAAAGTTCCAAAGGAGGGAGCTAAAAACATCAGCAGCAATACAGCATGAATCTTTCAATATATATAAAGAAAAATACAGCATGTACCTTCAGAGTTGGTCACGGCTTCAGACCATAGACTTACAGTAGTACTCGATGCCAAGGTTTACGTATGATGATGCCCTTGACATGTAAAGCAAGGTTAGCATTTAGTATGATGTTACTGACGAATGATTCTAGCTGTTCCGGAAAACTGTGCAGAATGACGCGCGTCGCTGGGTTTTGAATTCGAATCATACGTTGGACCCTGCCGCATGACTCCGATCGAAGCTCAGAAGCACCCGGACTGTAGCTACGCCGATGTCACTGACCATTGGCCACAGGCAGTCAGGAAGAAAAATGGAAGTGAAGAGAGCTGAACTGCCATGTCTACTCCCTGCCCCCTGAGTTGGGAGTTCAACGCGGCCACGACTGTTCCTATGCTGTATGCGCAGTAACACGGGCACCGTGGAACGTGGATCCGTAGCCGTGCACCGACCGTTCCTGTGTGCATGGGCGCCAGCGCCATGAATTTGCCGCAGGCCGGCACCTCCTCTCACCGGAGCGGCGGAGCCGTGCAC
This region includes:
- the LOC136497076 gene encoding protein IRX15-LIKE-like; translation: MKSMGTRDKLAAASGHRRVLFVVFAFCFAFATFLTFLHTTSHFTTAPSSGSATGSAAASTTTTSVSSGNSGGQAGSESGLPLPVFEALVHFASISNATHRMSDTDIRAISAVLRARAPCNLLVFGLGAESPLWLALNHGGRTVFLEENEFYVKYLEPRHPGMEAYDVSYTTKVRDFRDLLAAARVARRKECRPVQNLLFSECRLAINDLPNDLYDVPWDVVLIDGPSGWNPNSPGRMPSIFTTAVLARSGATAAKGRPTDVLVHDFQFEVEQVLSREFLCDENRVAGSGTPSLGHFVIQGGGAGDAFCAGQEDAGSSGEKTRRRRRK